One window of Curtobacterium sp. 458 genomic DNA carries:
- a CDS encoding SpoIIE family protein phosphatase, producing MTQAPPRRTVRATDTGPIVLSGLRAAWEPLAKQALVAALIVGAAAASTLLPVWLTVTDATAMWTGAGLAVVLLGLAALMARSTRLARAEIVIPLLDFVAVGLLRFGTGETRSVFLAILVLPVVWIAAGHGRWRVLVPVLGVFVTILLPLALAPGRAFPGSEVVRLVIAAVVYSAAAAVVNELSRRSLAQLTVAQRSRRVAEAEVTQAAIVQRSLQPVDGNGLPSAIRVAGTCVPARTVGGDFYDWYPTPDGGMGFTLGDVMGKGVGAGMIAAAVRAVIRSSLEEPDPALAFRWTSAGLSTGSVDMVSAQFTTCFHGRISVDGTLRWVDAGHGLTLVRRAAGGSEFLRSGHLPLGVGSGWTSVETDLQPGDSVVSVSDGVLDLFGGDLASLDRWQAFVDARDDIDGLVADVAALAERGDRADDVTIIAVTWGGSHPA from the coding sequence ATGACGCAGGCACCACCCCGTCGGACCGTCCGGGCGACCGACACGGGTCCCATCGTGCTGTCCGGCCTGCGGGCCGCGTGGGAGCCCCTCGCGAAACAGGCACTGGTCGCCGCGCTGATCGTCGGAGCGGCCGCGGCGAGCACCCTCCTGCCGGTGTGGTTGACGGTGACCGACGCCACGGCGATGTGGACCGGAGCGGGCCTCGCGGTCGTGCTGCTCGGCCTCGCGGCGCTCATGGCACGGTCGACCCGTCTGGCGCGCGCCGAGATCGTCATCCCGCTGCTCGACTTCGTCGCCGTCGGACTCCTGCGGTTCGGCACCGGCGAGACCCGGTCCGTCTTCCTCGCGATCCTCGTGCTCCCCGTCGTCTGGATCGCCGCCGGGCACGGACGGTGGCGGGTCCTCGTCCCGGTACTCGGCGTGTTCGTGACGATCCTGCTGCCGCTCGCCCTTGCACCCGGACGCGCGTTCCCGGGCAGCGAGGTCGTCCGGCTGGTCATCGCCGCCGTCGTCTACAGCGCAGCCGCCGCCGTGGTCAACGAGCTCTCCCGACGGTCCCTCGCGCAGCTCACGGTCGCCCAGCGCTCGCGCCGGGTCGCCGAGGCCGAGGTCACCCAGGCCGCCATCGTGCAGCGCTCCCTGCAGCCCGTCGACGGCAACGGACTCCCGTCGGCGATCCGCGTCGCGGGCACCTGCGTCCCGGCCCGCACCGTCGGCGGCGACTTCTACGACTGGTACCCGACACCGGACGGCGGCATGGGCTTCACGCTCGGCGACGTCATGGGCAAGGGCGTCGGGGCCGGCATGATCGCCGCAGCGGTCCGCGCCGTCATCCGGAGCAGCCTCGAGGAGCCGGACCCCGCGCTCGCGTTCCGGTGGACCTCCGCCGGCCTGAGCACCGGTTCCGTGGACATGGTCAGTGCGCAGTTCACGACGTGCTTCCACGGCCGCATCAGCGTCGACGGGACCCTGCGATGGGTCGACGCCGGTCACGGGCTGACCCTGGTCCGTCGGGCGGCAGGCGGCAGCGAGTTCCTCCGCTCCGGACACCTGCCGCTCGGGGTCGGGTCCGGGTGGACCAGCGTCGAGACGGACCTCCAGCCCGGGGACAGCGTCGTCAGCGTCAGTGACGGTGTCCTCGACCTGTTCGGCGGCGACCTCGCGTCGCTGGACCGCTGGCAGGCGTTCGTCGATGCCCGCGACGACATCGACGGTCTCGTCGCCGACGTCGCGGCGCTCGCCGAGCGCGGCGACCGCGCCGACGACGTGACGATCATCGCCGTGACGTGGGGCGGCTCCCACCCGGCGTGA
- a CDS encoding helix-turn-helix transcriptional regulator: MIDRTGLADFLRSRRAALQPEDVGLPRGARRRTSGLRREEAALLSNMSADYYARLERGRGPQPSDQMLASIAQGLRLSLDERDHLFRLAGHEPPTRGAGSDHVGPGIMRILDRLVDTPAEIVTELGETLRQTPLAAALVGDASIRTGHARSIGYRWFTDPAARALHPEDEHEFLSRMYVSGLRGVLARRGPGSRAAALAEDLLARSAEFRAVWALHEVGIRPAEEKHYVHPDVGPLTLQCQVLQDTDRAQHLLVYTAEPGSDSADRLRLLSVIGSSVSSSA; the protein is encoded by the coding sequence ATGATCGACCGAACCGGACTCGCCGACTTCCTGCGGAGTCGTCGCGCCGCGCTCCAGCCCGAGGACGTCGGCCTGCCACGAGGGGCCCGACGTCGCACGAGCGGACTCCGGCGCGAGGAGGCGGCGCTCCTCAGCAACATGTCCGCCGACTACTACGCGCGGCTCGAACGGGGGCGCGGACCGCAGCCCTCGGACCAGATGCTCGCGTCGATCGCGCAGGGACTGCGGCTCTCGCTCGACGAACGCGATCACCTGTTCCGCCTGGCCGGGCACGAACCGCCGACGCGCGGTGCCGGGTCGGACCACGTCGGTCCGGGGATCATGCGGATCCTGGACCGTCTCGTCGACACCCCGGCCGAGATCGTCACCGAGCTCGGGGAGACGCTCCGCCAGACACCGCTCGCCGCCGCCCTGGTCGGGGACGCGTCGATCCGCACCGGGCACGCCCGGAGCATCGGGTACCGCTGGTTCACCGACCCGGCCGCGCGGGCGCTGCACCCCGAGGACGAGCACGAGTTCCTGTCGCGGATGTACGTCTCCGGTCTCCGCGGTGTCCTCGCTCGGCGTGGCCCCGGCTCACGGGCCGCAGCCCTCGCCGAGGACCTCCTCGCCCGGAGCGCCGAGTTCCGCGCGGTGTGGGCGCTCCACGAGGTCGGCATCCGTCCGGCCGAGGAGAAGCACTACGTCCACCCGGACGTCGGCCCGCTCACCCTGCAGTGCCAGGTCCTGCAGGACACCGACCGTGCACAACACCTGCTCGTCTACACGGCCGAGCCCGGCAGCGACAGCGCCGACCGGCTCCGACTCCTGTCGGTCATCGGCTCGTCGGTGTCCTCGAGCGCCTGA
- a CDS encoding SDR family oxidoreductase, producing MPRTVHAPTIPDLTGRRALVTGASDGIGVRIAAHLATAGAEVVMPARNASKLAVAQDRIRAEHPGARLEAESLDLSSLASVSALGERLVRDGRPIEILVANAGVMTPPSRTTTADGFELQFGTNHLGHVALVAALFPLLRAAGARVVVQTSIAARRARVQWDDLQSERSYDAMRAYGQSKIAPALFAFELGRRSEAQGWGITTTISHPGVAPTSLLAARPEMGRSTDTTAVRLIRWLSARGWVVGTPETAAYPALLAATDPAGAGRFAAPTWRLGVGGPAGWIDAWPSLTDDTEARRVWDESLRLTGARFA from the coding sequence ATGCCACGCACCGTCCACGCACCGACCATCCCCGACCTGACCGGGCGCCGGGCCCTCGTCACCGGCGCCAGCGACGGCATCGGCGTGCGGATCGCCGCCCACCTCGCCACGGCCGGCGCCGAGGTCGTGATGCCCGCTCGCAACGCCTCGAAACTCGCGGTGGCGCAGGACCGCATCCGGGCAGAGCACCCGGGAGCACGGCTCGAGGCCGAGTCCCTCGACCTCTCGTCCCTGGCCTCGGTGTCGGCGCTCGGGGAGCGGCTCGTCCGGGACGGCCGACCCATCGAAATCCTCGTCGCGAACGCCGGCGTGATGACCCCGCCGTCGCGAACGACCACGGCGGACGGCTTCGAGCTGCAGTTCGGCACGAACCACCTCGGGCACGTCGCGCTCGTCGCCGCGCTGTTCCCGCTGCTGCGGGCTGCGGGCGCTCGCGTCGTCGTGCAGACGAGCATCGCCGCCCGTCGAGCCCGTGTGCAGTGGGACGACCTGCAGTCCGAACGGTCCTACGACGCGATGCGGGCCTACGGCCAGTCGAAGATCGCCCCGGCGCTCTTCGCGTTCGAGCTCGGACGGCGGAGCGAGGCCCAGGGCTGGGGGATCACCACGACGATCAGCCACCCGGGAGTCGCGCCGACGAGTCTCCTCGCCGCGCGGCCGGAGATGGGCCGGAGCACCGACACCACCGCGGTCCGGCTCATCCGCTGGCTCTCCGCCCGGGGCTGGGTCGTCGGCACCCCCGAGACGGCCGCGTACCCGGCTCTCCTCGCCGCCACCGACCCGGCGGGAGCGGGACGGTTCGCGGCCCCGACGTGGCGCCTCGGCGTCGGCGGGCCAGCGGGCTGGATCGACGCCTGGCCGTCCCTGACCGACGACACCGAGGCTCGCCGGGTCTGGGACGAGTCCCTGCGGCTGACGGGAGCGCGGTTCGCCTGA
- a CDS encoding maleylpyruvate isomerase N-terminal domain-containing protein → MTWTSTRDAFATAAEWFATTVAALDSAEPLGWDRPALGEWSRSDLVGHTVRALTTVEQYLDEGTTTSTATTIDYYRVVRSSRADPAAVAERGRQAGRDLGTDRPASVAVIVERVVAQVRDAGGDRRIAAPMGEWALAAYLPTRVFELTVHTIDLRVAAGLDLDPPAAASAEALRVLGLLVGDADPSSGDAPVLLRALTGRAALPSGWSVL, encoded by the coding sequence ATGACCTGGACGAGCACGCGGGACGCGTTCGCGACCGCCGCGGAGTGGTTCGCGACGACGGTCGCGGCGCTCGACTCCGCGGAACCGCTGGGGTGGGACCGTCCGGCACTCGGCGAGTGGAGCCGGAGCGACCTCGTCGGGCACACCGTGCGGGCACTCACCACGGTCGAGCAGTACCTGGACGAGGGGACGACGACGTCGACAGCGACCACGATCGACTACTACCGGGTCGTCCGGTCCTCGCGCGCGGATCCGGCGGCAGTGGCGGAGCGAGGGCGGCAGGCCGGACGTGACCTCGGGACGGACCGTCCGGCGAGCGTCGCGGTGATCGTGGAGCGGGTCGTCGCCCAGGTCCGCGATGCCGGTGGGGACCGCCGGATCGCCGCGCCGATGGGGGAGTGGGCGCTCGCCGCGTACCTGCCGACGAGGGTGTTCGAGCTGACCGTGCACACGATCGACCTCCGGGTGGCGGCGGGGCTCGACCTCGATCCGCCAGCTGCGGCGTCAGCGGAAGCGCTCCGGGTGCTCGGGCTGCTCGTCGGCGACGCCGATCCGTCCTCGGGCGACGCCCCCGTGCTGCTCCGCGCCCTCACCGGACGGGCGGCGCTCCCGAGCGGGTGGTCCGTGCTCTGA
- a CDS encoding GNAT family protein → MIALRPWRSTDADALVAARTSTDDLGTQFGPLPDSGAAARFIETVLVTAPDRQHWAIVVDGVAVGNVGLTAIERRHDTAWVSYWLARSGRGRGLATRAVATVAERAFGDGLFRLELGHRVNNPASCRVATGAGFRAEGVERRKLRYGDERFDVETHARLATDPSPEVEPLPVDGSA, encoded by the coding sequence GTGATCGCCCTCAGGCCGTGGCGTTCCACCGACGCCGACGCGCTGGTCGCTGCACGCACCTCGACCGACGACCTCGGCACGCAGTTCGGCCCGCTGCCGGACTCCGGAGCCGCGGCGCGCTTCATCGAGACCGTGCTCGTGACGGCCCCCGACCGGCAGCACTGGGCGATCGTGGTCGACGGTGTCGCGGTCGGCAACGTCGGCCTCACCGCGATCGAGCGACGGCACGACACCGCGTGGGTGTCCTACTGGCTCGCGCGCTCCGGTCGTGGTCGCGGACTGGCGACCCGCGCGGTGGCCACGGTCGCCGAGCGGGCGTTCGGTGACGGGCTGTTCCGGCTCGAGCTCGGGCACCGGGTGAACAACCCCGCGTCGTGCCGCGTCGCGACGGGTGCCGGCTTCCGGGCCGAGGGCGTCGAGCGACGGAAGCTCCGGTACGGCGACGAGCGGTTCGACGTCGAGACGCACGCTCGGTTGGCGACCGATCCGTCCCCCGAGGTCGAGCCGCTGCCCGTCGACGGATCCGCCTGA